A section of the Bacillus pumilus genome encodes:
- the hag gene encoding flagellin Hag, giving the protein MRINHNIAALNTLNRLSANNGASQKNMEKLSSGLKINRAGDDAAGLAISEKMRGQIRGLEMASKNAQDGISLIQTAEGALTETHSILQRVRELVVQAGNTGTQQGEDLTAIKDEITALVDEVDGISNRTEFNGKKLLNGTFNGTGTPGTPGTPADSEAGTPEIPATPATDGEALVFQIGANATQQIKVNIQDMSAAALGVAGTDGKTETGKSVKDIDVSKFETIAADEDGGFDDQLAIVDGAIKQVSAQRSKLGAVQNRLEHTINNLGASSENLTAAESRIRDVDMAKEMSEFTKNNILSQASQAMLAQANQQPQNVLQLLR; this is encoded by the coding sequence ATGAGAATTAACCACAATATCGCAGCACTTAACACATTGAACCGTTTGTCTGCAAACAATGGTGCGAGCCAAAAGAACATGGAGAAACTTTCTTCTGGTCTTAAAATCAACCGTGCAGGAGATGACGCAGCAGGTCTTGCAATCTCTGAAAAAATGCGTGGACAAATCCGCGGATTAGAAATGGCTTCAAAAAACGCGCAAGACGGCATCTCTCTTATTCAAACAGCTGAGGGTGCATTGACTGAAACTCACTCAATCCTTCAACGTGTTCGTGAACTAGTTGTTCAAGCTGGAAATACTGGTACACAGCAAGGTGAAGACTTAACTGCAATTAAAGATGAGATCACAGCGCTTGTTGATGAGGTCGATGGTATTTCTAATCGTACTGAGTTTAACGGAAAAAAATTATTAAATGGTACGTTTAATGGAACAGGTACACCAGGTACACCTGGCACACCTGCAGATTCAGAAGCTGGAACACCAGAAATCCCAGCAACCCCAGCAACTGATGGTGAGGCTTTAGTATTCCAAATTGGTGCAAATGCTACACAACAAATTAAGGTAAACATTCAAGATATGAGCGCTGCTGCTTTAGGCGTTGCAGGCACTGATGGTAAAACTGAGACAGGTAAATCTGTTAAAGATATCGATGTATCTAAATTTGAAACAATTGCAGCTGATGAAGATGGTGGATTTGATGATCAGTTAGCAATCGTTGATGGAGCTATTAAACAAGTTTCTGCACAACGTTCTAAACTTGGTGCAGTTCAAAACCGTCTAGAGCACACAATCAACAACCTTGGTGCTTCTTCTGAAAACTTAACAGCTGCTGAGTCTCGTATCCGTGACGTTGACATGGCGAAAGAAATGAGTGAGTTCACGAAGAACAACATTCTTTCTCAAGCGTCTCAAGCAATGCTTGCACAAGCGAATCAACAGCCACAAAACGTACTTCAATTATTACGATAA
- a CDS encoding SulP family inorganic anion transporter, translating to MKDLFVKQEWFGYVRQDVLAGILVALALIPEAIAFSIIAGVDPKVGLYASFCIAIVISFVGGRPGMISAATGAMALVMVNLVADHGLQYLFAATILTGLIQIVFGLCRVSRLMKFIPRSVMVGFVNALAIMIFMAQLPHFVGESLAMYIMTGGALLIIYLLPMVVKVIPSPLIAIIVMTIIAVFGHIDVRTVGDMGELPSTLPAFLIPQVPFSWETLAIIFPYSLALAMVGLLESLLTAQIVDDMTETSSRKNKEARGQGIANVVAGFFGGMAGCAMIGQSVINTKAGGRGRLSTFVAGAFLMVLIFVLGDVVVQIPMAALVAVMIMVSVGTFDWSSFQQLKKNPKTDSIVMIVTVVTVVLTHDLSKGVFAGVLLSAVFFVAKISKLHITSTEKQVGTWVYRIKGQIFFASVTDFIQAFHQGNDLQTVVIDLSEARIWDESGVAAIERVKEKYHAAGVQVDIVGMDTQSRNLVKQVNGSS from the coding sequence TTGAAAGATTTATTTGTAAAGCAAGAATGGTTTGGATATGTGCGTCAGGATGTGCTGGCGGGTATTTTAGTGGCTCTGGCTTTAATTCCTGAGGCGATTGCGTTTTCGATTATTGCGGGCGTTGATCCAAAGGTTGGGTTGTATGCTTCGTTTTGTATTGCCATTGTCATTTCGTTTGTTGGTGGACGACCAGGTATGATTTCGGCTGCTACAGGGGCTATGGCTCTGGTTATGGTTAATTTGGTAGCTGATCATGGATTGCAATACTTGTTTGCGGCTACGATTTTAACAGGACTGATTCAAATAGTGTTTGGACTTTGCCGAGTGTCTCGTCTGATGAAGTTTATTCCGAGATCCGTAATGGTTGGTTTTGTGAATGCGTTGGCTATTATGATCTTTATGGCTCAGCTTCCGCATTTTGTTGGGGAATCATTGGCCATGTATATCATGACAGGCGGTGCTTTGCTGATCATTTATTTATTGCCGATGGTGGTAAAGGTGATACCTTCCCCCCTCATTGCGATTATTGTCATGACGATCATTGCTGTATTTGGACATATTGATGTGAGAACAGTTGGAGATATGGGAGAGCTTCCTAGTACTTTGCCTGCTTTTCTGATTCCTCAAGTTCCGTTTAGCTGGGAGACTCTTGCTATCATTTTTCCTTATTCTTTAGCGCTAGCCATGGTTGGTTTACTTGAGTCTCTTTTAACTGCACAGATTGTTGATGATATGACGGAGACGTCTAGTCGAAAGAACAAGGAAGCGAGAGGTCAAGGGATTGCCAATGTGGTTGCAGGATTCTTTGGTGGTATGGCTGGTTGTGCGATGATTGGTCAATCAGTGATCAATACGAAGGCAGGCGGGCGTGGCCGACTTTCTACCTTTGTAGCGGGTGCCTTTTTAATGGTTCTCATTTTTGTACTTGGTGATGTTGTGGTTCAGATTCCGATGGCTGCTCTTGTGGCTGTGATGATTATGGTCTCCGTTGGGACATTTGATTGGAGTTCCTTTCAGCAGCTAAAAAAGAATCCGAAAACAGATTCTATCGTGATGATTGTTACGGTCGTGACGGTGGTGTTAACTCATGATTTATCAAAAGGTGTTTTTGCAGGTGTGCTACTTAGCGCTGTATTCTTTGTGGCAAAAATATCGAAGCTTCATATTACCTCTACTGAAAAGCAAGTAGGGACTTGGGTTTATCGAATTAAAGGTCAAATTTTCTTTGCTTCTGTCACTGATTTCATCCAAGCGTTCCATCAGGGGAATGATCTCCAAACCGTTGTGATTGATCTATCTGAAGCGCGTATATGGGATGAATCGGGTGTGGCAGCGATAGAACGTGTAAAGGAAAAGTATCATGCAGCTGGCGTACAAGTAGACATAGTTGGAATGGATACACAAAGTCGAAATCTTGTGAAACAGGTGAATGGTTCTTCATAA
- a CDS encoding bile acid:sodium symporter family protein, producing MLVRLNQVLGRMMPFITPISVLLGVLLAAYLKDFTFMVPWVFAIMTFSGSLSSTFSALKHTVMHPLPLILSFMILHVLMPLYAWSAGHLIFAGDSMTITGLTLAMVIPTGVSSLIWAAMYKGNVGLTLSIILIDTLLSPLIVPVSLSLFVGTQVHMDMVAIMKGLFGMVVLPSILGMLVRQYAKPSVTKAMSQTLAPFSKLGLFVVVSINSSVVAPYLRELDAAFFSKAATVFFIAMSGYAFAWLIGKVMKCTQGEIVAIVYTGGMRNISAGAVLAISFFPPAVAVPVVIGMLFQQVLAALFGSLLNRFELKAPAVTKSLT from the coding sequence ATGCTTGTGCGTTTGAACCAAGTGCTCGGCCGTATGATGCCATTTATTACGCCTATTAGTGTATTACTTGGTGTTTTATTGGCGGCTTATTTAAAGGATTTTACGTTTATGGTACCTTGGGTATTTGCCATTATGACATTTTCAGGGAGCTTGTCGTCTACTTTTTCAGCTTTAAAACATACGGTGATGCATCCATTGCCTTTGATTTTATCGTTTATGATTTTGCATGTGTTGATGCCTCTGTATGCTTGGTCAGCGGGGCATTTGATATTTGCGGGTGATTCTATGACGATTACCGGTTTGACGCTTGCGATGGTGATTCCGACAGGTGTGTCTAGTTTAATATGGGCGGCAATGTATAAAGGGAATGTCGGATTAACGTTGTCTATCATTTTAATAGATACATTGCTTTCGCCATTGATTGTGCCAGTAAGCTTGTCACTCTTCGTCGGTACACAGGTCCATATGGACATGGTGGCGATCATGAAAGGGCTGTTCGGTATGGTGGTGCTGCCCTCTATTTTAGGGATGCTCGTTCGTCAGTATGCAAAGCCATCGGTGACAAAAGCAATGAGTCAGACCTTGGCTCCTTTTTCAAAATTAGGCTTGTTTGTTGTCGTATCGATTAACAGTTCTGTTGTCGCCCCATATTTGCGTGAATTGGATGCTGCCTTTTTTAGCAAAGCAGCGACTGTCTTTTTCATTGCGATGAGTGGTTATGCATTTGCGTGGTTGATTGGAAAGGTGATGAAATGTACTCAAGGGGAGATTGTTGCCATTGTGTATACGGGCGGCATGAGAAATATTAGTGCCGGAGCTGTGCTTGCGATTAGCTTTTTCCCGCCTGCTGTGGCTGTTCCTGTTGTGATTGGTATGCTGTTTCAGCAAGTACTTGCTGCCTTGTTTGGTTCCTTACTCAATCGTTTTGAGCTAAAAGCACCTGCTGTGACTAAATCTTTAACATGA
- a CDS encoding exo-beta-N-acetylmuramidase NamZ domain-containing protein — translation MKKTASLILASILMMSTLTAASPANQERTDTKGKKATVKTGIETLLSGNLSWLKGKRVGLITNPTGIDANMKSSVDLLFEHPNIKLTALYGPEHGVRGDAQAGEGVESYTDEKTGLPVYSLYGKTRKPTPDMLKNVDVLLFDIQDVGSRYYTYIYTMAYAMEAAKENNIPFVVLDRPNPIGGLKVEGPVLEPEHASFVGLYPIPLRHGMTTGELATFFNKEFRINADVTVIKMKYWKRSMTFDDTKLPFVLPSPNMPTVDSTFVYPATGLIEGTNVSEGRGTTKPFELIGAPYINSNELADHLNQLKLKGVKFRPVSFTPTFSKHAGKLSHGVQLYVTDRSSFEAVKTGLSIIKAIHDLYPKEFEFLQTGSFDKLIGNGWIKEEINQGTSVKHIMKRYHHDLKSFEKKRKKYLIY, via the coding sequence TTGAAAAAAACAGCAAGCTTGATACTCGCAAGCATTCTCATGATGAGCACATTGACCGCCGCCTCCCCCGCAAACCAAGAACGAACAGATACAAAAGGAAAAAAAGCAACAGTCAAAACAGGGATAGAAACACTACTCTCAGGCAATCTTTCATGGTTAAAAGGGAAAAGGGTCGGCCTCATTACGAACCCAACTGGTATTGATGCAAATATGAAAAGCAGTGTCGATCTTCTATTTGAGCATCCAAATATCAAGCTTACTGCTCTTTATGGGCCTGAACATGGTGTGCGCGGCGATGCACAAGCAGGAGAAGGCGTCGAATCCTATACCGATGAAAAAACAGGTCTTCCTGTTTACTCTCTCTATGGAAAAACAAGAAAACCAACGCCTGACATGCTCAAAAATGTAGACGTCTTGCTGTTTGATATTCAAGATGTTGGTTCTCGTTATTACACCTATATTTACACGATGGCCTATGCAATGGAGGCCGCGAAAGAAAACAACATTCCCTTTGTTGTCCTAGACCGTCCAAATCCCATTGGCGGACTAAAAGTAGAAGGACCTGTCTTAGAACCTGAGCACGCTTCATTTGTAGGGCTCTATCCAATACCATTAAGACATGGAATGACCACTGGTGAACTAGCCACATTCTTTAACAAGGAATTTCGTATTAATGCTGATGTCACAGTCATCAAAATGAAATATTGGAAGCGGTCCATGACGTTTGATGACACGAAGCTGCCGTTCGTCCTTCCTTCACCTAATATGCCGACAGTGGATAGTACCTTTGTATATCCCGCCACAGGATTAATTGAAGGGACAAATGTCTCTGAAGGCAGAGGAACAACAAAACCGTTCGAGCTCATTGGTGCTCCATATATCAATAGCAATGAACTAGCAGATCATTTAAATCAATTAAAACTAAAGGGTGTGAAATTTAGACCCGTATCATTCACCCCCACTTTTTCTAAACATGCTGGGAAACTATCACACGGTGTGCAACTATACGTCACAGACCGCTCTTCATTCGAAGCGGTAAAAACAGGTTTATCCATCATCAAAGCCATACATGATTTATATCCAAAAGAATTTGAATTCCTTCAAACAGGAAGCTTTGATAAACTCATCGGGAATGGTTGGATCAAAGAAGAAATCAATCAAGGAACTTCCGTCAAACACATCATGAAACGCTATCATCACGACCTCAAATCGTTCGAAAAGAAACGGAAGAAATATCTCATCTATTAA